From Cucumis melo cultivar AY chromosome 1, USDA_Cmelo_AY_1.0, whole genome shotgun sequence, a single genomic window includes:
- the LOC103490318 gene encoding U-box domain-containing protein 35-like isoform X1, translating to MWLQKGNSVNSAKKVGGAGGGGNGLVAIGIDREKGSQNALRWAAEHLIGKGQTVILIHVVHRPSSAAASLIGEAIICNSDGNFTSDSPRIQQLELQTRDIFLTFHCYCTRKDIQCLDIILEDTDIVKALTEYASYAAIETLVLGAPSKHGFIRFKSSSMGSSVSKGAPDFCTVYVISKGKVSSVKNASRSAPFSSPLLDHLQKISKPIVKGSITPRHKFNSRDRTSFKPRSFQDETVKSPYSHGGERTSISKFSGGFSESESDISFISSGRPSTDRSSSVAFDYSDSGPPRFSTSSEHSFASLPFKPKWTDLSNLNDFSSVSDESCRTSCSWSSQNLDDVELEMRRLKLELKQTMEMYSTACKEALTAKQKAMELNNWRREEEQKLEEARLAQEAAMAIAEQERARCRAAMEAADAAKRIAELESHKRATLEMKAVKEAEEMQKALKNLAQSDIRYRRYSIEEVESATEHFAQSRKIGEGGYGPVFRCRLDHTSVAVKVLRPDATQGRTQFQQEIDILSCIRHPNMVLLLGACPEYGILVYEYMSNGSLEDRLFRKGNTPVIPWQLRFRIAAEIATGLLFLHQTKPEPLVHRDLKPANILLDHNYVSKISDVGLARLLPAVAENVTQCYVTSAAGTFCYIDPEYQQTGMLGVKSDVYSLGIMLLQLITAKPPMGLAHHVARAIEKGTFQEFLDPAVVDWPVEQTLCFAKLALQCAELRRKDRPDLATVVLPELEKLREFGEEKMEHMVSRDSSGLISSFSHASTEQDVMSDPQLMMISESSKSPSSVSSQ from the exons ATGTGGCTTCAAAAAGGAAACAGTGTTAATAGCGCCAAAAAGGTCGGAGGAGCAGGCGGAGGGGGAAATGGGTTAGTTGCTATTGGTATAGACAGGGAAAAAGGAAGCCAAAATGCTCTCAGATGGGCAGCTGAACATTTGATTGGAAAGGGTCAAACTGTGATTTTAATCCATGTGGTTCATAGACCTTCTAGTGCAGCTGCTTCTTTGATTGGGGAAGCCATTATTTGTAATAGTGATGGCAATTTCACATCTGATTCCCCTCGTATACAGCAGCTCGAGTTGCAGACTAGAGAcatttttcttaccttccattgcTATTGTACTCGGAAGGAT ATTCAATGTCTTGATATTATATTGGAAGACACCGATATAGTGAAAGCATTAACTGAATACGCATCGTACGCTGCAATCGAAACCTTGGTGCTCGGGGCTCCTTCGAAACATGGATTTATTAG GTTTAAGTCATCGAGCATGGGCAGTAGTGTGTCAAAGGGAGCACCGGATTTCTGCACTGTGTATGTCATCTCGAAGGGGAAGGTTTCATCGGTGAAGAATGCATCTCGGTCAGCTCCCTTCAGTTCCCCTCTACTAGACCATCTACAGAAGATATCTAAGCCGATCGTAAAGGGATCAATCACTCCTCGACATAAGTTCAATTCGAGAG ATAGGACATCATTCAAGCCTCGCAGCTTTCAAGATGAAACAGTCAA GTCACCTTACTCTCATGGAGGAGAGAGAACTTCTATCTCGAAATTTAGTGGAGGTTTCTCTGAGTCAGAATCCGACATATCCTTTATAAGCTCTGGCAGACCAAGCACAGATCGTTCTTCTTCTGTTGCATTTGACTACTCTGATTCAGGTCCCCCACGATTTTCAACCAGCTCAGAGCATAGCTTTGCATCTCTACCATTTAAACCAAAGTGGACAGACCTCAGCAATCTCAACGATTTCTCATCAGTTTCAGATGAGAGCTGCAGGACATCATGTTCTTGGTCATCTCAGAACTTG GATGATGTAGAACTTGAAATGAGGAGGCTGAAGCTAGAGCTTAAACAAACTATGGAGATGTACAGTACAGCATGTAAAGAAGCACTAACAGCAAAGCAGAAG GCAATGGAACTAAATAATTGGAGACGTGAAGAAGAACAAAAACTAGAAGAGGCACGACTTGCACAAGAAGCAGCAATGGCTATTGCAGAGCAGGAGAGAGCTAGATGCAGAGCAGCGATGGAAGCAGCTGATGCAGCTAAGAGAATTGCTGAGTTAGAATCACATAAAAGGGCAACTCTAGAGATGAAAGCAGTTAAAGAGGCAGAGGAAATGCAGAAAGCATTGAAAAATCTTGCACAAAGCGACATCAGATACAGGAGATATTCAATTGAGGAGGTTGAATCGGCGACGGAACATTTTGCACAATCTCGGAAGATTGGGGAAGGAGGTTATGGACCTGTCTTTCGTTGTCGTCTTGATCACACATCGGTTGCAGTCAAGGTTTTGCGTCCTGACGCAACTCAAGGAAGGACACAGTTTCAGCAAGAG ATTGATATACTGAGTTGCATAAGGCATCCCAACATGGTACTTCTTCTAGGAGCATGCCCTGAATATGGCATTCTAGTTTATGAGTACATGTCCAATGGAAGTTTGGAGGATCGACTCTTTCGAAAGGGTAACACCCCTGTTATTCCTTGGCAATTGAGATTTCGAATTGCTGCCGAGATTGCTACTGGCCTTCTGTTTCTCCACCAGACAAAGCCAGAGCCATTGGTGCATCGTGACCTTAAGCCAGCTAACATATTGCTGGACCACAACTATGTTTCCAAGATCAGTGACGTTGGTTTGGCTAGACTTTTACCTGCTGTGGCTGAAAATGTAACACAATGCTATGTGACTTCGGCCGCTGGAACTTTCTGCTATATAGACCCTGAGTATCAACAAACTGGAATGCTTGGGGTTAAATCTGACGTGTATTCACTAGGAATCATGTTGCTTCAACTAATTACAGCGAAGCCACCCATGGGGTTGGCTCACCATGTTGCTCGCGCTATCGAGAAGGGGACTTTTCAGGAGTTTCTGGACCCAGCTGTGGTTGATTGGCCAGTGGAACAAACACTTTGCTTTGCAAAATTAGCACTTCAATGTGCAGAACTTCGGAGAAAGGACCGACCAGATCTTGCCACTGTCGTGTTGCCCGAACTTGAAAAATTGAGAGAATTTGGTGAAGAGAAGATGGAGCACATGGTGTCAAGGGATAGTAGTGGATTGATAAGCAGTTTTAGCCATGCCTCAACGGAGCAG
- the LOC103490318 gene encoding U-box domain-containing protein 35-like isoform X2, whose translation MWLQKGNSVNSAKKVGGAGGGGNGLVAIGIDREKGSQNALRWAAEHLIGKGQTVILIHVVHRPSSAAASLIGEAIICNSDGNFTSDSPRIQQLELQTRDIFLTFHCYCTRKDIQCLDIILEDTDIVKALTEYASYAAIETLVLGAPSKHGFIRFKSSSMGSSVSKGAPDFCTVYVISKGKVSSVKNASRSAPFSSPLLDHLQKISKPIVKGSITPRHKFNSRDRTSFKPRSFQDETVKSPYSHGGERTSISKFSGGFSESESDISFISSGRPSTDRSSSVAFDYSDSGPPRFSTSSEHSFASLPFKPKWTDLSNLNDFSSVSDESCRTSCSWSSQNLDDVELEMRRLKLELKQTMEMYSTACKEALTAKQKAMELNNWRREEEQKLEEARLAQEAAMAIAEQERARCRAAMEAADAAKRIAELESHKRATLEMKAVKEAEEMQKALKNLAQSDIRYRRYSIEEVESATEHFAQSRKIGEGGYGPVFRCRLDHTSVAVKVLRPDATQGRTQFQQEIDILSCIRHPNMVLLLGACPEYGILVYEYMSNGSLEDRLFRKGNTPVIPWQLRFRIAAEIATGLLFLHQTKPEPLVHRDLKPANILLDHNYVSKISDVGLARLLPAVAENVTQCYVTSAAGTFCYIDPEYQQTGMLGVKSDVYSLGIMLLQLITAKPPMGLAHHVARAIEKGTFQEFLDPAVVDWPVEQTLCFAKLALQCAELRRKDRPDLATVVLPELEKLREFGEEKMEHMVSRDSSGLISSFSHASTEQLEKESQH comes from the exons ATGTGGCTTCAAAAAGGAAACAGTGTTAATAGCGCCAAAAAGGTCGGAGGAGCAGGCGGAGGGGGAAATGGGTTAGTTGCTATTGGTATAGACAGGGAAAAAGGAAGCCAAAATGCTCTCAGATGGGCAGCTGAACATTTGATTGGAAAGGGTCAAACTGTGATTTTAATCCATGTGGTTCATAGACCTTCTAGTGCAGCTGCTTCTTTGATTGGGGAAGCCATTATTTGTAATAGTGATGGCAATTTCACATCTGATTCCCCTCGTATACAGCAGCTCGAGTTGCAGACTAGAGAcatttttcttaccttccattgcTATTGTACTCGGAAGGAT ATTCAATGTCTTGATATTATATTGGAAGACACCGATATAGTGAAAGCATTAACTGAATACGCATCGTACGCTGCAATCGAAACCTTGGTGCTCGGGGCTCCTTCGAAACATGGATTTATTAG GTTTAAGTCATCGAGCATGGGCAGTAGTGTGTCAAAGGGAGCACCGGATTTCTGCACTGTGTATGTCATCTCGAAGGGGAAGGTTTCATCGGTGAAGAATGCATCTCGGTCAGCTCCCTTCAGTTCCCCTCTACTAGACCATCTACAGAAGATATCTAAGCCGATCGTAAAGGGATCAATCACTCCTCGACATAAGTTCAATTCGAGAG ATAGGACATCATTCAAGCCTCGCAGCTTTCAAGATGAAACAGTCAA GTCACCTTACTCTCATGGAGGAGAGAGAACTTCTATCTCGAAATTTAGTGGAGGTTTCTCTGAGTCAGAATCCGACATATCCTTTATAAGCTCTGGCAGACCAAGCACAGATCGTTCTTCTTCTGTTGCATTTGACTACTCTGATTCAGGTCCCCCACGATTTTCAACCAGCTCAGAGCATAGCTTTGCATCTCTACCATTTAAACCAAAGTGGACAGACCTCAGCAATCTCAACGATTTCTCATCAGTTTCAGATGAGAGCTGCAGGACATCATGTTCTTGGTCATCTCAGAACTTG GATGATGTAGAACTTGAAATGAGGAGGCTGAAGCTAGAGCTTAAACAAACTATGGAGATGTACAGTACAGCATGTAAAGAAGCACTAACAGCAAAGCAGAAG GCAATGGAACTAAATAATTGGAGACGTGAAGAAGAACAAAAACTAGAAGAGGCACGACTTGCACAAGAAGCAGCAATGGCTATTGCAGAGCAGGAGAGAGCTAGATGCAGAGCAGCGATGGAAGCAGCTGATGCAGCTAAGAGAATTGCTGAGTTAGAATCACATAAAAGGGCAACTCTAGAGATGAAAGCAGTTAAAGAGGCAGAGGAAATGCAGAAAGCATTGAAAAATCTTGCACAAAGCGACATCAGATACAGGAGATATTCAATTGAGGAGGTTGAATCGGCGACGGAACATTTTGCACAATCTCGGAAGATTGGGGAAGGAGGTTATGGACCTGTCTTTCGTTGTCGTCTTGATCACACATCGGTTGCAGTCAAGGTTTTGCGTCCTGACGCAACTCAAGGAAGGACACAGTTTCAGCAAGAG ATTGATATACTGAGTTGCATAAGGCATCCCAACATGGTACTTCTTCTAGGAGCATGCCCTGAATATGGCATTCTAGTTTATGAGTACATGTCCAATGGAAGTTTGGAGGATCGACTCTTTCGAAAGGGTAACACCCCTGTTATTCCTTGGCAATTGAGATTTCGAATTGCTGCCGAGATTGCTACTGGCCTTCTGTTTCTCCACCAGACAAAGCCAGAGCCATTGGTGCATCGTGACCTTAAGCCAGCTAACATATTGCTGGACCACAACTATGTTTCCAAGATCAGTGACGTTGGTTTGGCTAGACTTTTACCTGCTGTGGCTGAAAATGTAACACAATGCTATGTGACTTCGGCCGCTGGAACTTTCTGCTATATAGACCCTGAGTATCAACAAACTGGAATGCTTGGGGTTAAATCTGACGTGTATTCACTAGGAATCATGTTGCTTCAACTAATTACAGCGAAGCCACCCATGGGGTTGGCTCACCATGTTGCTCGCGCTATCGAGAAGGGGACTTTTCAGGAGTTTCTGGACCCAGCTGTGGTTGATTGGCCAGTGGAACAAACACTTTGCTTTGCAAAATTAGCACTTCAATGTGCAGAACTTCGGAGAAAGGACCGACCAGATCTTGCCACTGTCGTGTTGCCCGAACTTGAAAAATTGAGAGAATTTGGTGAAGAGAAGATGGAGCACATGGTGTCAAGGGATAGTAGTGGATTGATAAGCAGTTTTAGCCATGCCTCAACGGAGCAG